The Bacteroides fragilis NCTC 9343 genome includes the window TTGCCCGCGACCTCTTCTTGCTAAGCTTCTACCTGAGGGGAATCCCGTTTGTCGACCTGGTACATCTCCGCAAGACCGATGTGCAGGGAAACATGCTCGTTTATTTCCGCCAGAAAACGGGACAGCAACTTACGGTAATCATAGAAAACTGCGCCAAAGTGATCTTGCGTAAGTATGCCTCGCTTTGCAAAGAATCCGTCTATCTGCTGCCCGTCATCAGCGCAGCCGGAGAGGAGGGGCACAAGCAGTACCGAAGTGCATTGAGGGTATACAACAAACGCCTCAACCAGATATCCGGAATACTGAAATTGAAGACTCCGCTGACCTCTTATGTGGCACGCCACAGTTGGGCGACCACGGCCCTGCAGAAAGGGGTTCCGGTTTCAGTGATCAGTGCAGGAATGGGGCATGCTTCAGAGAAGGTGACATACATTTATCTGGCATCTTTTGATAACAAAACGCTCAGTAACGCAAATAAAAAAGTGATTGCCGCCGTGAGATTTAAGAAAGAGGAGGAGGAGTGATAATAGCT containing:
- a CDS encoding Tsr19 family tyrosine-type DNA invertase, with amino-acid sequence MEIEKFIKSLARKAKLGGRYSTANTYLYTLHSFQKFAGKASLTFEEITPESIKEYEQYLILNGKRYNTISLYMRMLRSICNQASEQNIASLNTRELFENVFIGNEPTAKRAISPVLISRLLEADFSKNSRLDFARDLFLLSFYLRGIPFVDLVHLRKTDVQGNMLVYFRQKTGQQLTVIIENCAKVILRKYASLCKESVYLLPVISAAGEEGHKQYRSALRVYNKRLNQISGILKLKTPLTSYVARHSWATTALQKGVPVSVISAGMGHASEKVTYIYLASFDNKTLSNANKKVIAAVRFKKEEEE